One Thunnus albacares chromosome 12, fThuAlb1.1, whole genome shotgun sequence genomic region harbors:
- the wdr47a gene encoding WD repeat-containing protein 47, giving the protein MTAEETINVKEVEIIKVILDFLNSRKLHISMLALEKESGVINGLYSDDMLFLRQLVLDGQWDEVLQFIQPLECMDKFDRKRFRYIILKQKFLEALCVNNAMSAEDEPQHLEFTMQEAVKCLHALEEFCPSKDDYSKLCLLLTLPRLTNHAEFKDWNPSTARVQCFEEACTMVAEFIPADRKLSEAGFKASRDRLFQLALKGVLYECCVEFCQSKATGEEITESEVLLGVDMLCGNGCDDLDLSLLSWMQNLSHSVFSCAFEQKQLNIHVDRLVKPAKTGYADLLTPLISKLSPYPSSPLRRPQSADTYMSRSLNPALDGLSYGLSGQDKRASGGEAAPGKGVSPMSHSFANFHYPGTGAQSLSRSLMMESSDCHSIFEESPETSRTETPVDKMMSSGGAQNVRPASAPGEDAPSASSADSRNELRDSTEKYEEYYRQRLRVQQHLEQKQQQRQMYQQMLLEGGVQQDPPPSDMQHSLTEKFLNRSIQKLEELNVGMENLGEEVKSLAQQCNGNGNTAPSEDNNNPPSVTTEQNRTQGGGVLSSTPQRTIGGRVVPPPDESPVVSQSEQKQKASQQGDSPGSLTRSKEDDKPKSLFVPVHSLEDTQAVRAVAFHPSGALYAVGSNSKTLRVCAYPETLDTRSSQTKQPVVRFKRNKHHKGSIYCVAWSHCGQLLATGSNDKYVKVLPFSAETCNATGPDLEFSMHDGTIRDLAFMEGPESGGAILISAGAGDCNIYTTDCQRGQGLHALSGHTGHILSLYTWGGWMIASGSQDKTVRFWDLRVPSCVRVVGTAFHGSGSPVASVAVDPSGRLLATGQEDSACMLYDIRGGRIVQVYRPHTSDVRSVRFSPGAHYLLTGSYDTKVMVTNLQGDLTKQLPLTTVGEHGDKVIQCRWHTQDLSFLSSSADRTVTLWTHNP; this is encoded by the exons ATGACAGCGGAGGAAACCATAAACGTGAAGGAGGTGGAGATCATCAAGGTGATCCTGGACTTTCTCAACTCCAGGAAGTTGCACATCAGCATGTTGGCTCTGGAGAAGGAGAGTGGCGTTATCAATGGGCTCTACTCTGACGACATGCTCTTCCTCAG gcAACTGGTGCTTGATGGTCAGTGGGATGAGGTCTTGCAGTTCATTCAGCCTTTGGAGTGCATGGATAAGTTTGACAGAAAAAG GTTTCGTTACATCATCTTAAAGCAGAAGTTTCTGGAGGCTCTGTGTGTGAACAACGCCATGTCTGCAGAGGACGAGCCGCAGCAC ttggAGTTCACCATGCAGGAAGCAGTCAAGTGTCTTCATGCCCTGGAGGAGTTCTGTCCCTCTAAAGATGACTACAGCAAACTGTGTCTGCTCCTCACCCTGCCTCGCCTCACAAACCACGCTGAGTTTAAG GACTGGAACCCAAGCACAGCCAGGGTGCAGTGTTTTGAGGAGGCCTGCACCATGGTGGCCGAGTTCATTCCTGCAGACAGGAAGCTGAGTGAGGCTGGATTCAAAGCAAGCAGAGATCGACTTTTCCAGCTGGCTCTTAAAGGAGTCCTCTATGAGTGCTGTGTGGAGTTCTGCCAG AGCAAGGCGACGGGTGAGGAGATCACAGAGAGCGAGGTTCTCCTGGGTGTTGACATGCTGTGCGGTAACGGCTGTGACGACCTGGACTTGTCCCTGCTCTCCTGGATGCAGAACCTCTCCCACAGCGTCTTCTCCTGCGCCTTCGAACAGAAGCAACTCAATATCCACGTGGACCGCCTAGTCAAGCCGGCAAAGACTGGCTACGCTGACCTCCTCACCCCACTCATCAGCAAATTGTCTCCAtacccctcctcccctcttcgCCGCCCACAGTCCGCCGACACCTACATGTCACGCTCCTTGAATCCAGCGTTGGACGGGTTGTCCTACGGGCTGTCCGGCCAGGATAAGAGAGCAAGCGGCGGGGAAGCTGCGCCAGGTAAAGGGGTCTCTCCCATGTCTCACTCGTTTGCCAACTTCCACTACCCCGGAACTGGCGCACAGAGCCTGAGCAGGAGTCTCATGATGGAGAGCTCCGACTGCCACAGCATCTTCGAGGAATCCCCTGAAAC cTCAAGGACAGAAACACCCGTGGATAAGATGATGAGTTCAGGTGGAGCTCAAAACGTGCGTCCTGCATCAGCTCCTGGGGAGGATGCACCTTCAGCTAGCTCCGCTGACAGCAGGAACGAG CTTCGGGACTCTACGGAGAAGTATGAGGAGTATTATCGCCAGCGTCTTCGTGTGCAGCAGCACCTggaacagaagcagcagcagaggcagatgTACCAGCAGATGTTGCTGGAGGGAGGGGTGCAGCAGGACCCTCCACCCAGCGACATGCagcacagcctcacagagaaGTTCCTCAACAG GTCCATCCAGAAGCTGGAGGAGCTAAACGTGGGGATGGAGAATTTAGGAGAGGAGGTGAAATCTCTGGCCCAGCAGTGCAATGGCAACGGGAACACAGCCCCGTCTGAGGACAATAACAACCCTCCATCTGTGACCACGGAGCAGAACAGGACCCAAGGGGGAGGGGTGCTCAGCAGCACCCCACAGCGCACCATAGGAGGCCGCGTAGTCCCACCCCCAGATGAGTCCCCTGTCGTCTCCCAGAG tgagcagaaacaaaaagcaagtcAACAAGGTGACTCTCCAGGCTCCTTAACCCGGAGTAAAGAG gaTGACAAACCAAAAAGCCTGTTTGTACCGGTGCATTCTCTAGAAGATACTCAGGCTGTTCGGGCTGTTGCTTTCCACCCGTCTGGAGCGCTCTACGCTGTGGGGTCCAACTCCAAAACGCTACGTGTCTGCGCTTATCCAGAAACACTAGACACAAG GTCAAGTCAAACGAAGCAGCCAGTTGTGCGCTTCAAGAGGAACAAACACCACAAAGGTTCCATCTACTGTGTGGCCTGGAGCCACTGCGGGCAGCTGCTGGCTACAGGCTCCAACGACAAATATGTTAAAGTCCTACCTTTCAGTGCAGAGACGTGCAATGCCACGG GCCCAGACCTGGAGTTCAGCATGCACGACGGCACCATCAGAGACCTGGCCTTCATGGAGGGTCCAGAAAGTGGAGGAGCCATCTTGATCAGCGCAGGAGCAGGAGACTGTAACATCTACACCACCGACTGTCAGCGAGGACAGGGCCTGCATGCCCTCAGCGGACACACAG GTCACATTCTTTCTCTTTATACGTGGGGAGGCTGGATGATCGCCTCCGGCTCTCAAGACAAGACGGTGCGTTTCTGGGACCTCAGGGTGCCCAGCTGCGTGCGAGTAGTGGGAACTGCTTTCCACGGCTCAG GCAGTCCTGTTGCCTCGGTAGCAGTTGATCCTAGCGGTCGTCTCTTAGCAACAGGGCAGGAAGACAGCGCTTGCATGCTGTATGACATAAGAGGAGGACGCATCGTCCAGGTGTATCGGCCGCACACCAGCGACGTGCGGTCTGTCAGGTTCTCTCCTGGAGCTCACTACCTGCTTACCGGCTCCTACGACACAAAGGTTATGGTCACCAACCTCCAGG